The sequence AACTGTATATGAGATGTCAATAACAGTATTATGTGTGTGCATCAGATATGGCTAGATGCTGTATTCCCTATTAAGGCATTTTGTTAAGTATTCTGGTACATTTCTGGTAAGCATTTCATTAAAGGCCATTTGTCCTCTTAGGGGGCAGACATGAGTTGTTTGAGTTactcaataaaaaacacatgatgatTGCAAATGTGTTGGTCTATTCAATAAGTGTAATCAGTAAAGAAAAAACTTGAACTCTGGTGATGCATTCTAATTTTATCAAGACATTAATTTTGCATGTAATAATGACTTAAGATCGAATTATATTCATTGATTCTTCACAAATAGACATTAAGACAATTCACACAGGGGAAACCACAGGACATTTTGATGCGTCATGGGAGAAAAATCTGCAGATGAAAATGAACTGCGGCTAATTCCCATTCAGCTGCTTCAAACTCCTACTCCattgcttcagtttcagggtaTAGTAGTGAAGTAATGAGTAGAGAAaactggaaatgagttagcattttagcaccgcCGATTCCCTCATTTCAAAGTCAATGTTAAGTCGATGAGTTTtttgaaataaggtctgtggttaacacaagcctgagagactttcacgttttgttctatgacataaaatgtgtcagtaaatCCCCCAACTGTATATTCTGAAGCCTTCATGTGTCTTAAAAGAGACGGTGGCTAATGTGTGGAGAATGAGACTACAGAGCCTCCTCATGCCAAGCTTTACGGCTTCATTGTAGTAGGGGTGTTAAGTCATGGGACGGTAGTTCATAGCCTAACATCAACACTTTACATCTCTGGTGACTACATTTATTcttcaaaaattataaaagtagGCTAGTGTTTATTTGTCAAGATTATCTCCCTGAATACAGTGTGTAAGTATCAAACTTTTGGTAGTGACAAAGCTTTTTTCTATAATGAACCAGGGAAAAATCAACTTACAATCTGCAAAtaaacatcatccctgcagcatgttgtgcatgctggctaACTGTCACACTATAATGACTTACTGGGACTCCTTATCACAGCAGAGCAGTGTTTTATCCAGACCACCTAAACTGAGACCAAGACAAGAACAAGACTTTTAGACCAAGTCATGAACACAGCTAAAGTGTATCGAGACCGTGACAAGACCAAGAAATTGAGAGTTTAGTCCCAAGATGAGACAGAGACAATCAAAAAGTGGTCTTGAAAATGGTTTTGATATCAAAACAGATCTCAAGTATTACAGCTCTGGAGCAGTTCCATTGTTATTGGTATTAGTAACTATAATCACTATTTTTACGTTTACAATGAATCACATGACTGCTTGTATGTGAGAGGGGCAACTCATAATGACAAACTCACAGAGAACTATCCTCGCCTCTGCAGCTGCCCTCAGAAATACCAAACTTTTTGGTGTTAGTAAATCATTTAGCAGTTGAAGACACAGATCCCCCAGGGTTTGGGgtagataaaaacacaattaaaagaGAGCAATTATTGAACATTTATCAGTGGGTAAAAAAACGACtgcaaatgaatgctaatgctCCTATATCAACTGGTTCTATGAATAAATGTTTGCTAAAAAGTCACCCATATCATCTTCAAAGGTGACTGAATGTccgtgttgtgtttacagctttaTGTTCCCaagttgccaaaaaaatattggcattgcTGGTTTAACAAGAAGGCTACCAGGACGCCTCATATTACAAACATTTATCGCTGCGTGGTACCCAGATAGTGTGCTTCTTTTCAACATGAAATAACAGATCTTTGTCACAGAGCTCTTTTGGTCATCACTGAGAGGCTTAGTGACAGATAAGAGAATGAATTGgcctttgttttatgtttatatcttttcccttttttatatCTGCGGCTTACTGGCGTGCCAAACAGCttgagtttacttttttttccttccctgtTACTGGAATTTTCCTTTGTAAAGCGCACTGACAAAAGCTCAGGTGATTTCCGCATGGGTGACTTTGGGAGGAGGGTGGTCAAAGTTCCAGGTccaaagtcaacaaacagccACAGTCTTAAGATGAAGGACCCTATCAGCGCCTGCTCTGTGAGTATTTCTTTGAAAAGTTCAGCTCAGTGTTTACTTTTGAAAAGCACTGAGTTCACAATAAGTTTTGAATGTGCATTTTATTCAGAACTAAATTTGTATCGGTCAAACTCAGTGGATTCAGGTCTGTATTGTTTTACGGCAAAGACCTGATGGAGGCTTATTCTTTATCTTTTAGTACAACCAACTCTATCAGAATGTGAAACGATTTTCAAAAAACGGGGAATACTTCTGCAAAGAGCTTATGACAGTGTTTCAGCAAAGGTAGGTTCAACAGAGTCATGGCCTTCAAACTGACTTTTAATGACAGTGGGAGTTACTGTTTGACTCATTGTCTCTCGCTGCAACCTGTTCCTGTTTTAGAGCTGAGCTGGAACATACTTATGCCAAAGGACTACAAAAACTTGCCAGCAAACTCATCAGGGCCTCAAAAGAAATGCCAAACAAGTAAGAGACACGGTGTTTTCAATTAACTGTCTtgtctgttttatgttgaaCATGATATCTTCCTGGGGACTAACTGCCAAGCACTGTACAGAGATAATGGTATCATGGGAAATAACATGCATCGAGCAAGTCAGATGTGATCAAAACACAGGCAGGTGTCGGGCTAATGAGCCCACAGCTCTAACCTTTTCATGCTGGCTCCCCACTCAGTTCCACCTACAGTGCCTGGTGTCATGTGTCAGATGAGATGTACTCGAGAGCAGATGCCCACAGGTAGTTTTCTACCCAAGTTCACCCATTAACTGTGCCTGTCCACAGAGTAAAACCAGATATGTTAAATATGGTGTGTTCTCCTTCCCAGGTCATTAGGAAATGCATTTCAGCAAGAGGCAATTCTGGAAATACGACAAGTCTTAGACGAGCACAATAAGAGGAAGAGGCCTGTATGGGACTTATCTTTATATCAGTATATCTGTCTGTTTAATCTTCCAGTCATAATGTGTCTCCAACCTTTTCTGTGCATTAATAGCTTGACAGTGCCATTGAAAGAACTGGAAAACTTGTTACTGCTAATTGGAGTGAGCAACTCAAGGTAAATCaaataaagcatgttttaaATAGCAGAGATGTGAGTCAGCTGACGGAGCTGCTGCAGTTATTATTAGCATGCTGGTCCATAAATGCTTTATCCTTTAAAAAGTTTGCGTGACTATGATGGTAAACTATAGAGTGAAGcctttacagtatatataatgtataatagATACCTGCATTATGCATTACAATGCATGCATAATGCATTCCTGAGTTGATATAAGCTTTAATAATGCATTATGGGTTGTTAAAACAGTTACAAGCCACGAAGAAATAGGATTAAAATACTCCACAAATTGAAGGATTATAGTGGTTTGTGATCATTAAAAAACGATTCCATGACTGTTACATGATATAAAGACTTAGAAACGTCTTGTAAAGAGACTAAGATGACCAATCATGCTCTTTGTTCAACTTATGGTTGCAAAACAGCACCATGATGTTCACATAACTTTACAGCCTGTTCTGCAAAATGGGTAAAGTGATCATGAGTGTGACTGAATTTATGAAGCATTATAAAAAAACTTTGGCTGACACTACAAAACACCATACATCATCAGGTTTATAGCAACTTTTAGACTATGTATGTCTATGTGTTAGTATAAATGTGTTAGGATGCATTATGTAACTGCTAGATGAGgaatttgttgtcattttacatGACATATCTAAAACGTGCGATAAGAAAAACAGGTTTTCTCCATGAAATCAAGATAACATGGCATGAATACTTGATTACCAAAAGGTCACTTTGTGGGTGGAGCATTCCTTAAaagtaaatagataaatagatagatattCATCATATAAATTATTCAGCAGGCAGTTGTAATTTAATCAGCTATACACACTGCCACTCTCGTAGCCAGTTTGCACTTGCTCAAAGTAACACGCTAAATGTAACCTTATTCAGAGTTTTCTTAGGCCTATATGACTTTGTTATAGTTGTAATTTGTTAATGTGGATTGTTATGTTTCCTCTTCTGAAACAGATAAAGAAGAAATTAGTTGGACTAACAAGAGAGCATGAGGCTTTGTTCAACTTTGTGGAGAACAACAGACAAAtctgcacagaaaaagaaaaacaaaaggttcAGTATCTGGCAACCAACCCAATTTTTCATCTCTAAATATGTTACCATTAACTGGGAAAAGTTGCTTGCTGATAAAGCTGCCAacacatttgctaaaaaaaatttccCCCCTGTTCTTGACTGCAGATGCTGAACAGGCTGACTAAGTCAGCAGAGATGCAGGCGCGGGTGGATGAGGAGTACTTTAATATTAACATGGAGGGGCATCAGATGAGACTCAAGTgggaaaacacactgaaaaactgCTACCAGGTGCGGAAAAATTCTCTCCTGCCTCTCATCCTGCGGGCATTTAGCTGCTCTCCTTATCTAGAGAGGCTTTTTGTGAGTGAATAGGTACAGCAGGgtcagtgtcttgctcaaggacaacTCGTTTGTGATGAGAGTTGAACCAGTGAGCTTTTGGTCTCAGAAAATGCTCTACGAGCACACCCAAGTATGCTGTTTGGAGCACCAAATTACCACAATCCACTCAGTGTATTCTTCAACTTCTTTCATGCTGTTTTCTCTTAGATACACACAGCGTGCAGCTAAGAATGACAGCTTTTGATTATCTTTTCAATCACTATGACCTTGTCTTCCTCAGTGCCTTTGCTCAAATTTTACCAATCCTCCAACACAGGATGATGTGTTCAGCATTACATACTGCGCATAGCAAAAGACAAGCACAGGATTAAATGTGCTGCACTTTCTGCTTTTTCAGATCATACTGGAGCTGGAGAAGCAGCGGATTGAAGTTCTTTGCAATACTTTGAATAGATACAACCTCCATATGTCCAGTTTTGGGCAAACCCTCAAACATGTAAGAAACCCTGATCTCGATCCTGCGAACAACTGTGCACTAAATTCcttgataactttttttttgccacttccAGGGACAAAGGCAGATAGAACAGACAGTCCAAAGGGTGGACATGGATAAAGACATACAAACTCTGATGGAGGAAAACAGCATCACAGATGAAGATCACAAAACTGAGTTCTTGATGGCTGATTATTTTGTAAGTCTGCAATTTTTTGCTCTGGGAAAGCTTGTCAGCAGGCCACACTCATGCAGTGAGTCACTCATTCAAAGACACACCCAGTCATCTCTGCAGGGGGTGTCTTCTGATGGGGGCATAGAAGCTGCAGAAATAAAGACGTATTTATCATTTATGTGACAAGGCCTGACATTAAGGCTGTTTTTAAGTGTGAtctgctgtttatttactgttttttatatGTCTCCCACACATTTTATTCCGATGaatattaaaaacttttccataatattttacCCAACTTAAATGTCTTTATCTACATAGTTTATAGTAGGTAGGATAGCAATACAGTCACATGGTACATTATTAAACATAGATGCACAAACTGCTAGCACACAACTGCTAACTTTACTCACTCGTTAGATGATCCACTGCCACCCAGCTGCATGTGCCAATAAACCAGACCAGCACATATGGCCACTTTGCAAACTCTCGGGGCCACGCCCctttttttgaaattgaaaatggaATATTTAACAGATGTTAATACAATTTGACGTGTGTTCGGATTATATTTTTGACTATTTTACTTCTACTGCTACTTTATTAACTTCTGTTTTATAGATATGTCTAATAACTGTTTTGTGACCATatgaacatatttaaaaatatatatatatttcaagcTTTTCAAAAACACCCTCTTAAATCCAATCcctttccaggcctgaaaaacagttttcttaattttacaacttttccaggaattttaTGACCCTGGGAACCCGGTTTTTAACACattgtgtgttcatttttaaattaagtagTTGTCAGGTTGCACTCACTCTCGCTTGAAAATATTATAGTAATCCCAATGGGATTTATTTGACTTAATAAAAGGTTTTATACTCTATACAGATGTGCAGAAGGCAAAGCAGCAGTGACCatagcatgtttgaaaaatttCCAGGAAATGCTCGCAGCACCTAGGCACAGATAGCATTAATGTTAGATTTTAGTCATCTTTGTTACTGATGCGTGATCTGTGCTCTGGATGCACCAGGAGGAGGACAGCAAATCACTGATGGCCAAAGACCGAAGAAAAGAGGCCATCAAACTCAAACTCCAGCGTCTGCAGGACAGCgttatgaaaacaaagaaagaccGCGAAGGTGAGTTCAGCACATTACCCATTAAATAACGCatcaaaattacacaatatAATCTGACATAAGCGGAATAGTATATAATAGTATAGTTTTATAGTAATAGTTTTGTTTCTAAGTCACCTTTGACATTCTCATTCAGGAAttgaaaaactgatgaaaacgtACTCTGAAAACCCATCTTTTTCAAACCAAAAGAACCTTGAGGAAACTGAGCAGCAGATTGATGAGGTAAACACTGAACAGTGTTTGTAGAGTCGGTGGATAGATATTGGTGTGTACGCATGGGTATTTAGTTTAAATTTATTATGAATCAGATCTGCTGAAGTGTTCACTAAAGCCATCTCGTTACTTGTAGTGTACGCTAAAACTGGATCTCCTCGAGGCCACTTTCTACAAACTCTCTGTATCACTGTCTGAATTAGAGGGGAGACCCAAACCCTTTCATCGATTTGGTGACAGCATTGtgaaatggaaagaaaaggTAAGACTGTATCATCTTAAGGACATGAGGTATGTTGTGGGTCAGTGGTAGCCTATTgtttaagagtttttaaaatccgggtaaagtgataattaaaatgtgtgtttgtcaaaTCACagaaagatttgtttttaaacacctgaccaaatttgaatgaccaaaaaacacgccaagtatgtaaaagaaggtcgaaaaatcatgaaagaataaacagtattctctgatctgaaacaCTGGGGGCGTGTCCgctggaggagcggaggccACGCCCAATCCCGGGACAATGCTAATGATGAGTCttgtttttatactgctacaCTGTCAGGGGCGGGAttatgctgagtatagctccaTTGCATCATCGagctatggttttaggcccgcccaaaaaatcttaaaacaggaaaagggtgaaaaaacagtcaaccgtCTAACTCCACAGTTCAGTACGATAGTGaagggtctttgtaacatgttttcaacaatcagtttccaacatttagaATATGTaatgaaacaaatctctgaattcactttaccTGGACTTTAAATTGTAATGTCCATGGTTTTAATGCTCAAAACTAGAGAAAAGTAATGGAGGAGAGTTACAACTCAGCTAACGAGGACACTATCAGTTAGagctgtcaaatgattaatttttaacatcacGATTAATCGCAGAATGTCTATATTTAACCgcgattaatcacattttaggGCTGTTTTGGCACTATTAGCACTGACTTTTGCTGGGTAAAAAAGGATCGTGTGAAAGGGTTGCTGGTCATAGTGAAACAGCATTTGAgtctacattttttatgtgctgtttgtgttaTGATGAATTAGGGAACAGCTGGGTTGGTGAGTTAAATGGTGACATTTTAACTGTCTCAAATGTTACAGGACAGTGATTCCCAGCCTTTTTAGTCAGATGAGCACAAGTCCTCCTACATCACCACCACCTGTCATGTTTCAAATGTGTTTATCATTTAACCGAATGTCATCTAAAGCTATACATATTCTCAGTTTTTTATGCAAGACAATGTTGACAGTATATAGGCTTGCTCCCCTTTTATTCTTTTAGttagttttaggttttttttaaaagttttttaagtATAGTTTGCATTCATAATATGTCTGAGAAGTTGGATATTGTGTATTAGTCAAATCAGGTCAGTTTAATTTCTATGGCCCCGAAATCACAAATTTACAATCTGTCCAGCATATAACATCCTCCATCCTTAAATCACAGTTATAGGATATTATTTGACACAAACTATTTTTCCATCTAAGGACTGCGAGCACAGCGTTGTCCAACTGACTCGTCCAGTCAAACTCAGGAGGACCCCGTTCAGGTCCCGACAATCACTGAGAGCTTCCATTATTTACAAAGGGCCTGTTCAGTTTGGGACGCAGCGGTCTGTGGAGGCTTTACCAAATGCCACCGACAAAGTCACCGCTACAGCTATAACACACGAGACCGCAGCTGCCGAGTGTGGCAGCACCGTCAACGGAGCCCTGCCGCACACTGATGAcgagaaagaacaaggtaatgcATTTCCAGAGCAAAACAAAGATTTATTTCTATTCAGCACATTGGAGTGAAAGCAATGACAAACGTCAACAATGAACAGGTCAAAGTACGCCGGAGCTGTGCAGTATCGGAAAATGCAAGGCCCTGTACGATTTCACACCTGAACACGACGATGAGCTGACTTTGACAGAAGGTAAGTGGCAACTCAAGTGCAGATTATATAAAACAGCAAAGGTGtaaaacacatcacaaaaaatgactgcattttttgtttcataggAGATCTTCTAGAAATTTACGGAAAGGAAGAGAACGGTTGGTGGTTTGGCAGACTTAACGGGAAGACGGGTCATTTCCCATCAACCTATGTTGAGGAGCTGCCGGTGTTAGGCAGCATCAGATCATCTGATGCCTGAGTGACTTGACTCATCAACAAGAACATAAAACTCACCCTGGATCAGAGATTCACTGCTGCAATTGCAATTAAATGGCAACAACTGCAAGCCTCATTCCAACTACAAATTATCTTTGTACAGACTGATATTTataactttaaaattaaagcaaaagcaatcagtttaaaaatacttggtcgtctgctgtcagtcaggatttatgatttttttcactgctcTCTGTTTAAGTTATTGTGTAATGCTGTAATGGTcgtactgtatttttttaatccaaatgattttttttctttatttatgctATATTGTGTACAGATGAATTTGACTATAGTGAGTTTAATAAATTTGTATGTTTCTAGATTAATATGATAACCGTGAGTAAAGATGAAGCCTGGGAAAATCAAACTGTATACTTATCCCCACCAGCTTTAAACTGAGTAATAACATGAGGAAATAAAACTGTTCACCTCTACTGTGAATGATGAGCAATGACTTAATTCATCCGAAGAACATCTGCAGTAAACTGGTTAATTTTTAAGGATTTAGAGACATTCACTCCTGAACACCTGTTTTCTGGAGGCCTATCTCCAGGGTTTGAAACTATGCCATAAAAAGTTTCCTCTGAACTGCAACACGACCGTGCTGAGGAATTAGAACACTTG is a genomic window of Plectropomus leopardus isolate mb chromosome 10, YSFRI_Pleo_2.0, whole genome shotgun sequence containing:
- the nostrin gene encoding nostrin, encoding MGDFGRRVVKVPGPKSTNSHSLKMKDPISACSYNQLYQNVKRFSKNGEYFCKELMTVFQQRAELEHTYAKGLQKLASKLIRASKEMPNNSTYSAWCHVSDEMYSRADAHRSLGNAFQQEAILEIRQVLDEHNKRKRPLDSAIERTGKLVTANWSEQLKIKKKLVGLTREHEALFNFVENNRQICTEKEKQKMLNRLTKSAEMQARVDEEYFNINMEGHQMRLKWENTLKNCYQIILELEKQRIEVLCNTLNRYNLHMSSFGQTLKHGQRQIEQTVQRVDMDKDIQTLMEENSITDEDHKTEFLMADYFEEDSKSLMAKDRRKEAIKLKLQRLQDSVMKTKKDREGIEKLMKTYSENPSFSNQKNLEETEQQIDECTLKLDLLEATFYKLSVSLSELEGRPKPFHRFGDSIVKWKEKDCEHSVVQLTRPVKLRRTPFRSRQSLRASIIYKGPVQFGTQRSVEALPNATDKVTATAITHETAAAECGSTVNGALPHTDDEKEQGQSTPELCSIGKCKALYDFTPEHDDELTLTEGDLLEIYGKEENGWWFGRLNGKTGHFPSTYVEELPVLGSIRSSDA